In the Synergistaceae bacterium genome, one interval contains:
- a CDS encoding RidA family protein: protein MKKIVSVDKAPAAIGPYSQAVQAGDFLFASGQIPLDPKTGQLLTGTIEEQAKLVLENVKNIIEGAGFTMQQVVKTTVFVTNIENFASINGIYARYFAETPPARSFIAVKELPRGAQVEIEVTAWKG from the coding sequence ATGAAAAAGATCGTTTCAGTGGACAAGGCTCCGGCGGCTATCGGCCCCTACAGTCAAGCGGTTCAGGCGGGAGATTTTCTTTTCGCGTCGGGGCAGATTCCTCTCGACCCTAAAACGGGGCAGTTGTTGACGGGAACCATTGAGGAGCAGGCGAAACTCGTTTTGGAAAACGTCAAAAACATCATCGAGGGAGCGGGATTCACGATGCAACAGGTCGTCAAGACGACGGTTTTTGTTACGAACATCGAAAATTTCGCTTCAATCAACGGAATTTACGCTCGATATTTCGCGGAGACTCCTCCGGCACGCTCTTTTATCGCCGTCAAAGAGCTACCGAGGGGCGCTCAGGTCGAAATCGAGGTTACTGCCTGGAAAGGATAG